The bacterium genome includes a region encoding these proteins:
- a CDS encoding YjbH domain-containing protein, with amino-acid sequence MKTLRILLVSSLLLLAALPCLALQFEQLVDMPTAGTLNRAQYSVNLRMQPVGGLLFGLSFGLFDRLNLGFSYGGDNIIGYGNINWNPQPGFQIKYRIFDESYAMPAIALGFDNQGFGYWAGSRYFIKSRGFYAAASKNYKFLGTLAFHGGASYSLEERHSEDNEVDFYVGLEKSLNPELWMIAEYDGAFNDNVNDDQYGEGYGYLNVGLRWLFSNRLMLEADLKNVLRNGEQDTDAGRIGRTVKLAYYDSF; translated from the coding sequence ATGAAAACATTACGGATATTGCTTGTATCTTCCCTGCTATTGCTGGCAGCTTTGCCCTGCCTGGCCCTGCAGTTCGAGCAGTTGGTGGACATGCCCACCGCCGGCACTTTGAACCGGGCCCAATACTCTGTAAATCTGCGGATGCAACCGGTAGGCGGCCTGCTATTCGGGCTGAGCTTCGGCCTTTTTGACCGCCTGAATCTGGGTTTCTCGTACGGCGGGGATAATATCATCGGATACGGAAACATCAACTGGAACCCCCAGCCTGGTTTTCAGATCAAGTACCGCATCTTTGACGAGAGCTATGCCATGCCGGCCATCGCGCTGGGCTTTGACAACCAGGGCTTCGGCTACTGGGCCGGAAGCCGCTACTTCATCAAGTCCCGCGGTTTTTACGCCGCAGCCAGCAAGAACTACAAATTCCTGGGCACCCTGGCCTTTCACGGCGGAGCCAGCTACAGTCTGGAAGAAAGGCACAGCGAGGACAATGAAGTTGATTTTTACGTCGGCTTGGAGAAATCGCTGAACCCCGAATTATGGATGATCGCCGAATATGACGGGGCGTTTAACGACAACGTCAACGACGACCAGTACGGTGAAGGCTACGGCTACCTGAACGTGGGTTTACGCTGGCTGTTCAGCAACCGCTTGATGCTGGAGGCCGACCTGAAGAATGTCCTGCGAAACGGAGAGCAAGACACCGATGCCGGCAGGATCGGCAGAACAGTGAAACTGGCGTATTACGATTCGTTCTAG